A genomic window from Thermococcus sp. LS1 includes:
- a CDS encoding damage-control phosphatase has product MKIHYECIACAVNQAQKIVEMSTPDLKKRREAMIFFARRIGKFFDESSVPATDGGRLFLELYRFLGDDDPFRDYKRRSTELAAKVAADIGEVGDFGRALKLAIAGNVIDFAVGYDPEKIEEDILRMAEEELYVDESDVLFEELRRAKSLLYLVDNCGEIYFDKLLLGLIRKLFPGLNIYVAAKEGPIINDATVEDLREAGFEELAHVVSTGSRLPGAPMEYASKEFKEIFRKADVIIAKGQANFETLSDLKDSRIFFLLKAKCRPISRELNVPQGSLVCIRGA; this is encoded by the coding sequence ATGAAGATTCACTACGAGTGCATTGCATGCGCTGTAAATCAGGCTCAGAAAATAGTTGAAATGAGCACTCCGGATTTAAAAAAGCGCAGAGAAGCAATGATATTTTTCGCCAGAAGAATTGGTAAGTTTTTTGACGAAAGCTCTGTGCCAGCAACCGATGGCGGGAGGTTGTTCCTTGAACTTTACCGCTTTCTGGGAGACGATGATCCGTTCAGGGACTACAAGCGTCGTTCTACTGAACTCGCAGCAAAGGTTGCCGCTGATATTGGGGAAGTGGGAGATTTTGGCAGGGCTCTGAAGCTGGCTATAGCTGGCAACGTGATTGATTTCGCGGTCGGCTACGACCCCGAAAAGATAGAGGAGGACATCCTCCGTATGGCTGAAGAAGAGCTCTACGTGGATGAGAGCGATGTGCTGTTTGAAGAGCTGAGGAGGGCAAAGAGCCTGCTGTATCTCGTCGACAACTGTGGGGAAATTTACTTTGACAAACTGCTCCTTGGGCTCATAAGAAAACTGTTCCCCGGGCTCAATATATACGTTGCCGCCAAAGAGGGGCCGATAATCAACGATGCAACCGTTGAAGACTTGAGAGAAGCTGGCTTTGAAGAGCTGGCTCATGTGGTCTCCACAGGTTCACGCCTTCCGGGGGCTCCTATGGAATATGCATCCAAGGAATTTAAGGAGATTTTCAGAAAGGCTGATGTCATCATCGCGAAGGGGCAGGCGAACTTTGAGACGCTGAGCGATTTAAAGGACTCGAGGATATTCTTTCTGCTTAAGGCGAAGTGCAGGCCAATTTCCAGAGAGTTGAATGTTCCCCAGGGTTCATTGGTGTGCATAAGGGGTGCGTGA